TGTCTCATCAGCTGTCAGTCAGAATGCAGTATAGAAATTGTCTAATTTTTATTATCTAATAAAACTGTAAGCTACAACAAAAATGCAACTCTGCAGTGGTCAAGACTGTTCTTTAGGGAGTACCGAACAAAAAAAGTTGGTATTTTCATAACACACGTTATAttgtttttgtagttattttatGCATACATAATCCAGTGTATGAGGCACGCTTAAATGCACCACGAGGTTTTTCAGAAGCACAATGGGCGCGGGGCAGAGCTGGTCTGGAAACAGCAACGGTGGACCTCGACTTCTCACACCTGCTAGAAGTCATCCGAAGACAGCGGGTGTGGAAGCACCCCTCGGTCCGCATCGTGAGCTCACATAAATACTATTTTCATGCTTCAGTGTTTCCTGGTTTCACTCGCTCACGCATGAAGCTCCTTACTTCCAGCAAAATCTTCTTATTTCTCATGGCCGTTTGTATAAAATCAATGCTGACCAGAACGCACGGCGACCCGGCCCGGCATCACTCCTGTTCTGGGAAACCTCGTCAAGCTGACACAGAACCCGCCGTCAATCACACAACCCAGCAGTCATCATATTGGATGGAAAAATTATGCAGAtagaataaaaattatatactaaataaaagtttaagaACGGAAAAAAGAACCACAGGAGACGTACGGAGAGTTTATTCCGTTCCACATCACAACGCAACAGAACATATTTCCATAAACTGTGTTACTCTTTTTATAACAGTGGAGAGAAATCTATGAGGATTCAGTCCAGGATAAATCTGTTTGTGTCAGATGAACGATCCAAAAGGTCTCATGAATAAGTGGCTTccttaaatcaaatcaaatcaacccgtccacattttcttttatccTAAAATTAAGTCAGAGCTGCAAAGAACCATTATCCTGCGGCGTCTCAGTATGtacaaaataaacttaattgtCGAAGCACATTAAAAGTGGCTTTCTTGAAAGTAATGGAGACAGATACCGGGCCAGATCATCTTTAAACGGTTtaactttatagttttactgtcAGCTGTAATGTTCCATTTctcattcctttttttcctcatataaACCTAtattttagattgaaatatTTAGAGGATTTACTGATTGGTGGAGGGTTGTTGGTTCAGTCAGCTTGTTAAAGGTAACACAGAACAGGGCTTCATGCCACATCAGCCAGTAATCCTGATGAAGGCCGAGCTTGGTACCAATGTGCTTGTCCGGACCAATTTCACTGGAACTCCcatgaggttaaaaaaaatcccaatattCTCTTCGATCATTTGTTATTATAGCCATCTCTTTTCAACTGTAAGCAAGAAGCCCCACGGATCACCAAAAGAAACCTTTTATAAAGTTGCATCGCGATAACTCAGAGTATGGTTGGGAAATGTCAGTCATAAATGTTCATTCACGAgtgatataaaacatttatccATGTTCTTTAGGATTATTGCGGTTTAAAGGCAATAAAAATCTAGATTGCGACATCAGATCAGTTTTAAAGAACAGAAATGTTAGGACCACCGCTGACCAGGCGTGGCTCAGCGTggacccctcctcctccccgcaGGATTGTTTTTAGCATGGCTGGTGCTGGATCCGAGACAGCTGCACAGCTCGCTCCGCATTACGTGCACCAGCGTAACCCAAATACATCCCCAACTTGCTCTGTGAATGAATGTGATGAGTGAGCGCTGGACACGGACCCGTCTTTAATTCAAAAAGAGCGCATTAAGACCAAGCGTGCTAGCCCCGCCAGCCATCCTACCTTCAGAAACCAGCGGAAGTCTTCCCCCAGCGGCCGCACGTTGCTCACGTTTTCCAGGGTGGCTTTGAACTGCAGCCCGAATTTCTGCCGTGCAGTGGACAACAGAGACATGTTAGAACCGAGGCCGAACAGGCCGGACGGCAGCATTTTAGGTCAGGCACATGCAGCGAGAGCAACACATACCACCATCTTGACGCCACAACGGTGACAGCCGTCCCTGCTGCGTTCATGAATCCTTGTAAATTCCAACTTCTACTTCGCTTCTGTGTTACCAGTACCAGACTGTGGCAATGGTTTCACGTTTTGCCGCATTGTACCCTAGCATACTGAGATTCGTCTATACATTTCATAAACAAAACCtattttcctttgtttctttttttttttttcccaacctACAAGCATTGTGGGGCCAAACATTCTAATCTGGATGTAAACGTATCCAAATCTTTTTCAacgtaaacaatgtaaaacagtATAGAAATAAACACTAGGGAATTCTGATTTGGGTGAATTTTATTTACAAGTATTTCACCTTTTAATGGAGATTCCAAAACAATTCTTTAcggttttaaacttttttttttttttccatattttaaaagtatttctgccaGTTAGACAGCAATCCTACACTAGCGCTCCCCCTAGCGGCCAACGTAAGGGACCATTTTGGACCATTTTACTATCAGTACAAAGCTCTTGAATCTTGCTccaaacctaaaacaaaaaaaaaaaatgacgaaACACGCCAGACAAAATTCATCTGCATCACTTTATTTACCATTGGGCAATTTTAATTACAACTCACCAATCAGTCTCTTACTCCACAGCCATACACAATCCATTCATTCAATTGCACAACTTCACAAATACATGActtggcatttaaaaaaagaaaagaaaatctgcatGTTATTGAAACCCTATCTAGAGATCGGTTTCTAGTGTTGAGAACCTGAGGCAACTTCACCGAGGCATTATGGTGCTTGTTTGCCACACAACCTGGAATGACTGCTATTGCTGTGGCAATGAACACCCACCATCACCCATTCATGTGGCATTTTAGGCCAACTGGATTACCCTGAGTCTGTCCATGTCATCATGACGTCACAGCTGATTTGGCTATAAGAGTGTGAGCAAAAGCACCTCAGTTTAGAAATGAGACAatatggtttaaaataaaacactaatggACAGGCCATGTTGGTTCCAGAAATTAAATTTCAATAAATTCATATTTAGACgagaaagaattattttttcctttcctgGATTATTTCAACTTTCTATCATTTGCATTTGATGTGTGACATGTGACCAGAAGCAGATAAATAATCTTACACAAACCGGGAAACTAATCTTTGACACTCCCGAGATTGTCAACACGGGCCAACTTTAAACCGCGTTTAGTTTCGAATATACATTTATAGGGTGCCCCAAACATCAGGGCTTCAAGTTttaccagagaaaaaaaagaaagaaaaatgactttattttatatcagcAAAAGAATTTCCATTGTTTatcgaggggggggggggggggacataaaaaaataaagcagggaGAAAACCTGGTTTAAAAAGCAACCAAGGTTTCAATAACGGGACCCTTTATTATcctccaaacaaaaacctaaatccaggtttgacaaaaacaaccaaacgGAGTCACAACGCGAGGCGCTTACATTATATTTCTGCATCTCTTCCTTGTTAAATACAGCGCAGCCAGGGTGGCGTTATTTACACTGCGGCAGCCGCAGCCCTCTGCGCCCTGTGGACAGAGCAGCGACGACGTCAGTGAGGACGGCTGCTCGACTCAGAGGTCCTCCGCTGCCGAGGGGCACCGTGTCCGTTCACGAAGCCGTTTTGACGCTTGGTCTGTCCGCCGTTAAGGATGTCCTGAATGTGCTGAACTATCAAGTTGATGGCCACTGCAAAATACAGATGATGGTTACCAAAGGATGCCGGAAATTGCTTTGGACAGTCTGTGAGAAGTGTCGTCAGGGCTTCAAATGGTAAAAACTTGTACATCGCTTTAAGTAGTCCAACAAATTAAAGCTCTAACACTATCAGTCATTCACActctgacggtggtgagctacgttagtagccacagctgccctggggcagactgacagaggcgaggctgccgtACATCTGCGCCACCAGGTGACCACCGCTAGCAGGCAGTTTGGGTGAAATGTCATGCCTAAGGACAGTAAGACGGTCAGAGTCTCCCTAAATCCTGCACCACAGTCGCAGTGCGATTCATTTGGTTGCTCCTGATTAAAAACTATTAAAttaagttagtttatttttagattgCACTGGTGCATCTTCtatgcaaatgtgtttttgttctgctcACACTAATGTGGCAACACACACCAGCCCCAATACCCAGATGTGCATGTTGCAAAGGACCAACATGCACATCTGGGTATTTACTGACAGTGTTTTCAGAGAGGACACCAAATGTGGCAAAGCACAACAGCTGACCCGTCCTGGTTTTTGTTTCAGCTCAACTAAAGTCAGCCCAAAGCGAGAGGTAGAGGACGACAGCCCCCCTTCCAGCTGCTGCCGACAGCTTTTCACGGCTTTCTTCCAAGAGACTCAAATGTCCAACAAGAAAACGTCTGTCCACTTCCTGAACACATGCCCCAAGTCCTTGCGTCTGCAACTGGAAACTAAATGGTTCATCGTTACATTTTACTAACCTACAATCCTTACATTACCTGGCCCTCTCCATTCTTCTGCCAACCACTGCAGGGTATATGCACGGGAAAGCAGGAAGTAATTAAACATGAGTATTGATTAGTAAATTCTGATCATTTCTGATGACGTATGCAAGTTATGCTTGTGAAGAAACTCAAGTGGGGCTTTTTTCCTGACGGTATTAAAGTAAACATATTTAGGACCCTCATCTGTCAAACACTGTTTATCTGGCCAGTAAGGGTGCTTCGCTGTCAGAGTATCAACAACCGGCACCGAGTTACACACTGCCTGATAGAGAACAACTGGCTAAAAACAAAGTCAGATGCATCAGTGTGAGATCTAAGCCAGGATCCTCGGTTATTATCTTATTTGGTTAAAACATGAGCTTCAGGGAACCGCAAACTAACCCGGAGGATGTTTATGTTTTCGTTGTTGGGGGACAGTGAACACACTGCGTCATTCAAGTTTATTCACATGACAGTCGGCGTCGTCTTACCAAGGTTATTTGCTCCTTTGGGAATAATCAAATCAGCGTACTTCTTTGTCTAGGAGAGAACAGAAGGAAAGGAGGTTTTAGTCAAAGCAAGTCTAAACATTTTTCAGTGCAGCTCAAATTAAAGCCATAAAAAACCCTCTATTTATAATTGCACATGCCAAAAACAATAGACAAAATTGTGGGCAAATAGCACCCCCTGGTGGACCACCTCTGCAACTGCAGCACCGATTTCTCACAAATCTTTGCATACAAACACACTAAACTCAGCAGACCATCAGAAGTTGGTTTATCAAAGCATTTTCAACACAAGCTCTAAATATACCATTAAGATATACTTTGTGATATTTAAGCATTGTGACCATCAAGATCTATAattctcaacaaaaaaaaaatctgttttattaaatGGGTACAAAACATGAGGCAGTTGAAATTAAATGGTGGGACAAACTGtcaaaaagcagagaaatactgCCAGCTTCACCTACCGGCAAGCAGAACTCCTCAAACGCCGGTTTCACAAAAGTAATATACTGACTCAGCACTTGCTCCAGTTCTCTGCCACGCTCATTGATGTCCCTCAGAACTGGAAAGAGAGAAAGCACACAGGTAAGACATTTCCAGGAATCCGGCCCATAGAACGCCACACCTCTCTGCTGCAGGTTGCCTGACAGTCAATTAAACGTATGAACAACGTTTAGATGACTTTCAATCAAGCGCAGGTGATCAGAGCATGTGGCAGCGGCGTGTGTCCTCTCAGATCTGTCTATACACCTCGACGCGAGAGCCGCGTGTCTGCGTCTGTGTCAACAAACAGCTTCATCTGGAACAGGTCCCTGATTTCCTGAGAGTAGAACATGAGGATGCCCTCGACCAGGACCACATCGGCAGGATACACCGTAACAAACTCCTCTTTCCTGGAACAACACACAGAAAAGTTTCCCTTCCTCTGTGGCTCACACCCTTCAGACAGTCAAGACCAATCACAAAAGAGATGCTCTGAAGCCAAATAGAGTCGCTTCAGGAACCCGTTTGTGATGAATAGTCGGTGAAAAGCACAATAATGGGAGCAGGTGAAAGGGCGTTGGAGACGCTTACCTGGAATGAGTGACAAAGTCGTAGACGGGGATCTGCACAGCCTCTCCCTGAAGTATCTGCCGGAGCGTTTGCATGATGAGCGCGTTGTCGAAGGCATCTACagccgacaaaaaaaaaacacccggTCAGTTCCGATCGCTTCGTTCAGCGTTGGACCGTTCGGTTTCTGTCACTGCCAGGAGCCGACGTGCCACGTAAAACAAAGACGGCACGACAGAGTTTGAGGAGCGCCCGGCGGCTGAGCGCTCTCCGTACCTGGATGATCAAAGTTGAACTGGCCCTTCAGGGCTTTGGCTTTCTGCTCTGCGGTCAGCTCCTTGTAGAAGCTGTCCTGGCTGAGGACGGCCACACGCCGCTGGCGGTTTTCCACTTCATTCTGGCCCAGCTTCTCCACGATCCTCTCGCACACAGACGACTGCTCAAACAGAACCGATGGGACACAGAAAACAGTCAGAGGGGCCAAACAAATCCCATTtcgcacactttttttttttgtaactgcaAACTATCGGCCGTGTCACACTTCCCCTTTAACGACGCACATATCAATAAAAGCTGCGCCGTGAACCATCAAGAGCGCCCTCGCTAACCCCAGCAGCCCGTTGCTGACTGGGCACCCCCACCCCTCCTGAGGACGAGGTGTCTTTGTGCCAATAAATGTGTGCAGCAGCATGTTTTGTTGGGCCCGGTTGGAGCCATTTTGGCCAGATGCAGCAGTTTTGAGACAAGATGGTCAGACTGTCAATACACCCTGGAATCAGACCAGCAACACCATCTGCACAGTCGATATAGTCATCTTCTCAACATCGGTGCCTTGAGACTAATCTCTCCAATTCCATGATCATTTCAGATTAAAACAATGTGTTGATTtaggcttttttccccccattgtaAACCTGATAGATGATGGGGAGGATAACAGCTAAGAAACTTTACACCAGCCAAACCTGCGCTACCAAACAGGGATATGACATCATCCATATGATAAGGAACCACAAAGCAATGGGGGCGTTTGAGTTCTGATGGACTTAACTTCAGACTAAAATCTGGATTAATTTAAAACTGTGATCTGCTAAAAGCATCATCCTGTCTGGGCTGAGGTTACCTTGTAATTAATATTCACTGATCCTTATTATTCTTAACCTCTTTAGGCTGTGTGGACACAGGATCCGAGTCCTAGATCCTGAAGCATCTCTGTTCTGATGCTAGTCTTCTAGCACTGCCCACGTTGCAGCTGCATCCCACCCACATGAAGGGACGTGGGCCAGATCCATCATGCGGCACTTTATTCCCCTCATCAGCCTCCAAGTAATCCATTTTTAACACGGATTGTCCCAACGGTGTCGTTAAACGCGCATGGAAAGTCTCCCTCTCCCTGATGTTTACAAACTGTTAGCATTAGCTATTGTTTGGCCGAACCGGCGACCATGTGTCGGAATCCAGCACGCGCCAGCGGCATGGCCGACAGGAGAGCCGCCGCCTTCCGGCCACGGCTCAGGAAAATAAGCACCACGGTGGATAAACGTCGGTGGACCCGGCGGGTTGTCGGCATCGTTTATTATGAATGGACGATGAAGCAGCGACGTTGCGTCACTAAAGTAGCCACGCGGTCCGATTAGCGTTAGCATCCGGTTTGTATGTCAACGCCACCTGAGCTTTGGGAAGGTAGAAGGAAATAACAGGATATTTTCAGAGAAGGCCGACCTTGCCACTGGCGGTGCCCCCGGAGACACCGATGAGGAAAGGTTGTCGAGCGGCGGTGTTTTCATCCTGCTGGCTGAGATGCGCTTCGCTGTCCCCGGCCATGCTTGCAATGTGTGGTTAGAGGCAGCTGACGCGCTGTGACGTCACGGCGACGGAGCTCCTCCCATTTCATCATTACGCCTGCAGCCTCACGTCCACGCTGCGTTTACGTTCCACACTGACTCGAATTTGGCAAAATTACTTTAATTTCGTTTAAATTTTGAGAATATTTCCTTTGACGTTGTATGTTGGTGGCCACTGGCGAATAGCGATCCCCGCTTTTAGCTTAATCTGTTACCCAGTTCTTTTGTTGGCAGCTCCAAGAAGAGTCAGAAAGCCAACGTCTAATTTATTTAGGCCACATTTAAAGTTGTACAGTTGGACTCTTTTCCGTAGATAGAGAGATCGTGAACAATCGTGCTCTGCTCCTCAGCCCTGGGAAGAGGGTTTCTATACAAAATAATATGATGCTGAATACAAAGTTTCCATGaagtctaaaacaaataaaccaaattaTATCACACAGACTAACCAGTATATGTCTAACATCAATTCAAACACAGTTAATAACAATTATATAGTTTTAAACACAACAGGCCAGCTTTCCTTTTCACACCAGGTGAGAagaacaaacatgttttcaggGCCGAATTTAGGAGGATATGGGCCCCTGGGCTTGAATTAATTTGGGGGCCCTGTTTGCGataactacacacacacacacacatacgcatacacacacacacacacacacacacatacatacaaacGGACTAAATActgaaaattacttttaaaaagttttcatcTACATTTTTATTACACCAAATGTACAAATTACCCTGAATTGTTTTGCAGTTTcttgaaaagaaaagcaactAAGGCATCCAAAATAGAGTGTGTTATCTGTGTCACAATGCTCGAATGGTTGCATGAACCTCAAGACAAAGCAAAAAACCATTTCAGCacaataacatgcaaaataataaattgCGTATTTATTACTTTTACAAAGCAACATGGTGTTTTATAATACATACATGCATGTGAGGGCTGCGCATGGAGCATGTTCCCCACACTTCCCATATCTGTGCCTGCTATCCCCTGCACTTTTTTCCACCCTTTAATTTAAGATGTGGTAACATGTCATTCCAAGGTATCTTTCAAAGCACCAGGGGCATACGGTGGATCGCCGAGAGGAGCTCTGCTATGCGGCAGTTCTGCACAGCGTATGTCAGAATTACATTCAGCAAACCAGCCAGAGCCAGCCAGAAAACATTGCAGTTTCTTCCAAACTACTGTCAAAGTTGAGTAATGCTGTTGAATGCTGAACAattaacatgaagatcaaatcTTGCTACACAGTATTTTATGATGTGCATGAGTGTATGAGACAATGGAGCATTAATATGATGCACTCATGCCACCACACAGTAATCTTTATCATCAGTAAAGGAGCTGCTGTCTGACTTTGTGACTTGACAATGAGTCTTATGGCTAAGTAGTATTTGCACACTTTACACTTTTCAGgaatggtaaaatggtaaatggtctgTATTTGTTTATAGTGCTTTGTCAATCCagaggaccccaaagcgctttacactacctTCAGTCATTCACAtactgatggtggtgagctacattgtagccacagctgtaCTGGGGCAGACTGACTGAAGTGAGGCTACTATACATCAgtgccactgggccctctgacaaCTGCCAAAAGACAAAGTGTCTtccccaaggacacaacaactgagacggttggtgcgggggatcaaaccagcatCTTaacagttacaggacaaactccctagcTCCTGCGTCACTGTAGCCAAAAATTGGACTCAAGCTCAAGGAGCATTACTTCAATATATTTATACtcaagtataagtaaaaagttgtgaaccaagaaattacttgagtaaaaaaagtattcagtaagaaagGTACTCGAGTACTGAGTAAGTAATCATAACAGCTGTGACCTCAGGTACGGCTTCTAAACCCTCAACCCTCTTTGTTCCAGACCACCAAAGGAGTTTGTAAGGATTAACAGAGGCGCTGATTCAAatggaatacattttattaaattgacAGGTTCCGAGAAACAAAGATCAATTTATTTTATCGTGCAAAAGAAATTACCACTTTAAAAAGTAGGATTTGATCTCAATGATCTACTCCCCTTTAAATGGAAAGGCTGATTACCTGCCTCGTTAACCACCAGCCGTGCGCTGTCACAGTATCCTCCATATATGGGCAGGAGGAAGGGTGTGCAGCACCATACTTCAGGGACAGAATGCCCCGGCTACACAGctaatgatttaatatttaaaaaaaatatgtaattggATTGACAAGAATGAGGTTAagtacaaattctggtatttacAGACGAGATacactaaagacaaaataaacgctttcctgaataatctttgtcacaGCAAAACTTGAAAACAATACTTAGAGCAGTTAATGTAAATACACCATGTTAGaacaaagtacttccaatggcAATATCTACTGTATGTTCAtatgacctccaaatggctca
This genomic window from Fundulus heteroclitus isolate FHET01 chromosome 6, MU-UCD_Fhet_4.1, whole genome shotgun sequence contains:
- the uck2b gene encoding uridine-cytidine kinase 2-B isoform X2; amino-acid sequence: MAGDSEAHLSQQDENTAARQPFLIGVSGGTASGKSSVCERIVEKLGQNEVENRQRRVAVLSQDSFYKELTAEQKAKALKGQFNFDHPDAFDNALIMQTLRQILQGEAVQIPVYDFVTHSRKEEFVTVYPADVVLVEGILMFYSQEIRDLFQMKLFVDTDADTRLSRRVLRDINERGRELEQVLSQYITFVKPAFEEFCLPTKKYADLIIPKGANNLVAINLIVQHIQDILNGGQTKRQNGFVNGHGAPRQRRTSESSSRPH
- the uck2b gene encoding uridine-cytidine kinase 2-B isoform X1, giving the protein MAGDSEAHLSQQDENTAARQPFLIGVSGGTASGKQSSVCERIVEKLGQNEVENRQRRVAVLSQDSFYKELTAEQKAKALKGQFNFDHPDAFDNALIMQTLRQILQGEAVQIPVYDFVTHSRKEEFVTVYPADVVLVEGILMFYSQEIRDLFQMKLFVDTDADTRLSRRVLRDINERGRELEQVLSQYITFVKPAFEEFCLPTKKYADLIIPKGANNLVAINLIVQHIQDILNGGQTKRQNGFVNGHGAPRQRRTSESSSRPH